The Candidatus Poribacteria bacterium genomic sequence CAAAATAGACATACTATTATCCCAGATACCAACACGAATAGGTAGGGACGCTTTCTAAGCATCCCTACCGTGGGAGATCTGTGCGGACAAGCACAAGTGCTTAAACAAGTGCTTAACATGGGTTCCCCTTATTGAACAGTTACCGGTATGGGAAGTGCTCCGGTGAAATCTGGGTGGTCCCCGTGAAGGAGTTGAAGTTTGATGCTCGTTTTGCCTGCCTTCAATCCCTCGAGTCCAAACGGTAACGCGTCACCATGTTCTTCACCTTCATGGTCATGGTCGTCATGATCATCGTCATGATCATCGTCATGATCATCGTCATGCTCTTCACCTTCATGGTCATGGTCGTCATGGTCCAGATGAATCTGAATAATAGAGGCATCGTAACCCGTCAGACCCAAACTGAAGGATTCCAATCCGTCATGGTCATGGTCATGGTCATGGTCATCTTCACCCGGCGGGGCCGCTACTTCATCGAGATGGAGTTCCGCTTCATTCGCGTCAAGAAAATGTACATGTATCTCAATTTCTTCACCAACAGAAACGGTGAGACCGCCTTCATGGTGGCCTTGATGTTGATGATAGACCACGTTTCCATCGATTTCGAGGTTAAAGCCGTCGGCATCGGCGTGAAGGGGTGCATCCGCTTCGTGGTCGTGGTCATGGTCATCATCAACAATAGGGTTGTCATCTTCACCGCAACCGCCCATAAACGGGAGCACGGCTATGAAACTTATTAACATTAATCGTGAAATGACGACAGAAAAGTCGCCTTTATGAAAGTAGGTAAACATTGTATTCTCCAAATTTTTAAGTTTTTAAACTTCTGTAATCTAATGGTGCACAATATGTGCCTATCGCTTCTAAAATGAAATTACACTTAACAGCGAACATGCCACGCGAAAGATATGGAACACGTGCAGACATGCCGCGAGTGCTTCGTGCTTTGTTAGAATAATAGAGGTGCCTATAGACCTCCTGAAAAAGCACCATTCATTGATACACAATCAGGTGGTGTCTACCATAGAAACACTACTATATGTGGCAAAGCAGAATGTTGCAAAGCAGAGATGTACTAAAGCGCGGGACGCGTATAGGTACCCCCGCGATCTCTGGACAATAAAAAATACAAGCAAGCAAAAACAAAGCCTGCCTTTAAGATGCAAAATTTGCGAGTTCAGTGGAGAATAGAGGTGGGGCACGACTACGCGTGTTCGCGGGGAGCTCTAACGGAAGAAAAACGGTTTCATAAAGTGTGAATGTAGCAGCGAAAAGAAATGGAAAAATGAGTGTAAAGATTGTAACTTCAACACTGACATGCTGACTGTTAAAGAAACAAGCCGCACAGCCATCCTCACAATGGCCATGCGTATCGTGATCATGTGTTAGTGCAGTGACACTCAGCAGCATGACGTAGCAACATAAGCCTATCAGAATGTAGGTTTTCAGATGATGCCCTAATATTAGTGTGTTGCGGAAGGTCTTGCCATTTCTCATAAACGAAACCTGATAATGAAGTTTATAAAGACCAAAACGAGAATTTAATTTTAATATTGCTTAATAGTATATCACATCAGGATTATTTTTGTCAAGTTTTTTATAGTAAAAACTATAAAAAAGATTTTTAGTTAAACGATCAAAAACCTTAAAACTAAATAGCCCTAAAAAGACGAAAAGATAGACTTGCACTTATCAGTCTGATGCTTTATTATATTGGCAAAAGATCATACGAAGGAGAAAATTATATGCTCAGTGTTGAAGCTGCCCGTCAACAGATGCTCAATACGATTCCGGTTTTGCCGTCAGAAAGACGAGACATTCTGAACTGTACGGGTTATGTGCTGGCAGAAGGACTCAGTGCTGCTGAAAACATTCCGCCTTTTGATAATTCGGCGATGGATGGGTATGCGGTGCGAGCAGCGGATGTCCAGAATGCATCCGAAAAAAATCCCGTGCTTCTTTCAGTTGTAGAAATGATCGCTGCAGGGCATGCCCCTACAAAACAGGTCGCCACAGGGCAAGCGGCGCGTATCATGACGGGTGCTATGATGCCTGAGGGTGCCGACGCTGTTGTCATGCAGGAAGTAACCCAACAAGAAGGTAACAAAGTCAAAATTTTTGAAGGCGTTGATGCGTCTGAAAACGTCCGTTTTACAGGCGAGAGCGTTAAGGCAGACGACTTGGTGATGGGAAAAGGGAAACACCTGCGTCCGCCCGAAGTTTCGATGCTCGCCTCTCTGAATCGCCCAGAGGTTACCGTCTATCGCAAACCCACCGTTGCGATTGTTTCGACGGGTGATGAACTCCTGTTACTCGGTGAACCCCTTGAACCGGGAAAGATTCGAGAAAGCAACCGTTACGGTCTCTACGCACAAGTAGAGGAAGCGGGAGGCATACCGATTGATATGGGTATTGCCCCTGACAATGAAGCAGAAATAGAGCACATTTTTCGTGCCGCACTCGCCAAGGCGGATGCCCTCATCACAAGTGGCGGTGTTTCGGTAGGGGAGCACGACTTTGTGAAAAGCGTCCTGGAAAGATTAGGTGAAGTTAACTTCTGGCGCGTCGCTATGAAACCGGGAAAACCGCAGGCTTACGGCATCGCTGATGGGAAACCTATCTTCGGACTTCCCGGCAATCCGGTCTCTTCGCTCGTTGTGTTTGAACTCTTTGTGCGTCCGGCACTTCTGAAAATGGCGGGTCATACAGATTTACTGCGTCCGACTTTCAAAGCGGTTCTCTCAGAAAGCATCACCAACAAAGATGGACGCGTTAACTACATGCGGGCAATTCTTAAAGAATCTGATGGACAATACATTGCTGAAACAACGGGACCCCAAGGGTCTGGTATCCTGCATTCACTTGTCTTGGCAAATGGTTTGATTACGATTCCAGCCGGGGTAACGTTAGGTGCCGGTGAGACAGTGGATGCCCAATTTCTATTCTAAATTGAGTGTTGAGGAACTCTCCATGATTGTAGACACACATGTTCATGTTTGGGAAATCGATCCGCCTAAATATCCTGTTGGTCCGACGGCTCCGACTTGGAATTCGTATCCAGATGAACCCGGGACTGCTGATGAACTCCTATCAGAGATGGATGTACACAGTGTGGATTGGACGGTCCTTGTTCAGACGAGTTGGTCTACCTGGGACAACGGATACATCGCTGATTCTGTGGCGCGTTTTCCAGATCGATTCATCGGACACGGCTTAATCGACCCACAAGATCCAAAAAACGCAGACCAGGTCCGGTATTGGATAAAAGAACGGGGTTTGGTAGGTTTCCGTTTCCATCCGATGTATTATCCGGATGAAAAGATACTGCTGACTGAACAGAACAGACCGATGTGGGAAGAGATCGCCGCGCTGGACGCGGCTATCCAATTCCATCTACGCGCTGAGTTTGCGGATCAGGTCGCGGTTATCGCCCAACAGTATCCGCATCTCACACTCATCCTTGATCACATGGGATATCCACAGGTGGATGCTGATGAAGCCGCTTTCCAACCGATTGTGGACCTCGCCCAATACGATAATATTTATTTTAAATTATCGGATGTCGCTGGACGCTCTCACGAGGATTTTCCTTATACAGATGTCCATCCGTTTATTGAGAAATTGCTTTCGGCTTTCGGTGCGTCACGGACGGTCTGGGGAACAGGGTACCCGGGACACCATAGACAAAAGCACAACTGGCCGTCTTTAGCGCAGGAACTTCGCCTCATCAGAAAAGGGATCCCGTTTTTAACATCAGATGACAAGGATCGGATTCTGGGCGGCACAGCTGCACAGATTTGGAACCTGACAACATGACAACAATTCATAAGTGTTGGGGAGAGATGGCTTACTCTGATTCAGATAACGCGGGTCAGCCACTACTTTTCTTACACGGCACTGGGTGCGATTTATCGGATTGGGCAGCGGTGATTAAAGGATTACCTCCGCACTTACGTTGCATTGCTCTCAATTTCCGTGGACATGGACAGAGTGCTGTACCTACGCAACCTTTCACATTAGCCGATCTCGCTGACGATGTTGGACATTTGATAGACTATTTGGAACTTCAAAGATTAGTGATTGTTGGGCACAGTCTCGGTGGGATGGTAGCGATGGAAGTTGCCAAACACTCACCATGTGTTGCTGGATTGGTTTTGTTGGAAGGCTGGACAAGTCTCTCTTCTGCGGGTAGTACTTTCGACGCTGGACGCTTTTACGGTTCACTGCCCCAAACCGCGATCGCGCAAATTCAGTGGAAATCTGAAGAGACGCGAAGTCGTTTTAAGTCTGAGGTTTGGGATAGTTTTTGGGAATCGGTAAAAGAATTCGATGGCTATGCCTACCTTGGGCAGGCACGGATCCCCATCTATGAAGTCTTTGGGAGTATGGGACGGAATGATGCGACTGCACAGCAGCTGCGTATTCCGCCCAACTCGAACATTCAATGGGTTTGGATTCCAAATACTGGGCATTACCTACCGCATGAATGCCCAGATGAAATCAGTAAAGTCATAGGAACGTTCCCTATGCCGTAGCTTTTAAGCCTGAGGAATTTCGACCGGCAAATCCAGCCGGTCACCCCACTCTTTCCATGAACCTATGTAGTTGCTGACTTTCGGGTATCCTAAAAGCCGCAATGCTAAATAGGCTTGGGAAGAGCGGTATCCGCCCTGTCAGTAGCACATTACCTGTTTGTCGGGTGTAATACCAACCGCTTCATACATTTGCTGGAGTTCATCGGCAGGTTTGAAAGCCCCGGCTTCGTCAAGATTATCGAGCCATTCAATGTGAATAGAGCCGGGGATGGCACCTGCACGCTCTGCACGGGCAACCCTACCGTAATGTTCATCATCTGTGCGCGTATCTAAACGGATAAAGTCGTCTCGACTGAGTAGCACACGGATGACATCGGCATCCATGTGTATGTCGTGTTGGGGATTTATCGGGAAAGGTGGCACCTCTGGCGGTTCAACCCCTGTTGTACTCACAGGTCCATCCGCTGTGAGCCATGCTTTAAACCCGCCATCTAACAAACGGGTTTCCGGATGTCCTAAATACTCACAAAACCAAAATCCCCGTGAGGCACGCGTGCCAGAGATGTCCTCATACCAGACAATCGGTTTACTCGGATCAAGTCCGCGTTGCTGAAACAGATACGCTATCATCCACATAAAGGTATCAAAAGTCTCTTTGCTGGTATCAATAAGGCTTAAACCGAATAGATCCAAATGAAGTGCGCCGGGAATATGTCCACGCATATATTCATAAGTCGGTCGTGTATCAACGATGCAGTAGGTGTCATCGTCGAGGGTGCCTTTCAATTCGTCAGCAGAGATAACCAATTGTGGATTTACATAGCCTTTGTAATCATCCATTTTAACTCCTTCTGTAATTATGGTGGATCTTAAGAATTATTTCGACACTTGGTATCGGCGAGGTTAGGAAACCTCGCCTACCGCGGTTATAGGTTTTACTAACTATAGGATGCCGTCGGCGTGCGTCGGTTTCGCTACGCCTCTTTCGGCACTTGTCTATTAACAAGTTTTATTGTTTTCCATCTTCCGGTCCGATACCAGAGCCACATCACCATGCCTTGAACGACATTTGAGAGGGCAATCCCCAACCAAACGCCGTTGAGTCCAATGAAATGCGACAGTAGAATCACCAGCCCTAAACCGACACCTACCTGTGAAGCGAGGGTAATGACCATCGGAGAGAGTGTATCCCCAGCACCGTTGAGTGCTCTACCTAAAATAAGCGAAAAAGCGATAAATCCAAACGTTGGGGATAGAAACTGCAGGTAAACAGCACCTATTTCGACGACCACAGGGTCGTTAGGCGCGAAAATCCGAATGAACATCTGCGGGAAAACGAGGAAAACTGCCCCAATGACTGCCATGAGCGCAGCCCCTAAAAGGTTCGCAATCCGTGTCGATCTTTCGGCGCGTTCCATCTGATTCGCGCCTAAATTCTGTCCGACCAATGGGGAAACGGAGTTTGCGATACCGAAACCGGGATTCATGACCAAAATCCGAAGCCGCATGCAAATTGTATATGCAGCGACGATATCCTTACCGTAGGGCCCAATTACCCATAAGAAACCGAGTCTCGATAAATGTCGCCAGAACCCTTGCATAGAACTGTAAACACCGAGTCGTAAGATGTCAAGCATTTGAGCGAAGTCTATCCGAAACTGAACTCGCCGTAGTGAAACCGGGGCGCGGTCCGTCCAACACAGATAGAGTAGCACAACCGCCCCCACACCCCGTCCGATGAGGGTTGCGTACGCTGATCCAGCAACCCCGAGCTTCGGGAAACCCCATAAGCCGAAAATCAGCAACGGATCAAGTACAATGTTAATCAGTGTTGAAAACACCAACACGACCATTGGCGTGAAAGAATCACCACCAGAGCGAAAAATAGAACCGAGTGCCATCGACACAAACATCGTACTGATACCCAAGAGTGTGATACGCATGTAAGTCGTGCCGAGGCGTAACACCTCTGGATCCACCATTCGGACAGCAAGCAGACCATACTCGGCTAACGGATAACCGATCAGCGTAACACCAACAGAGAAGAAAACGGCTAACAGAATTGCCTGCATCGCGATATGCTCTGCTTGTGCGAGATCGCGAGCACCGAGATACTGCGCCACCATAATCCCAGCACCTGTGGAGATACCGAGTGTAAAAACCCCGATTAATCGGAGTAAATTCCCACTCACACCGACAGCTGCGATTGCCCCTGGACCCAACCTTCCGACGAAAATCATATCAACGATGTTGAAGGCATCTTGGAGAATGTAGCTGAATATTATCGGTACAGAGAGCCGTAGAAGGTGTCTAAAAATACTTCCACGGGTCAAATCGCCCCGTGCTTTTCTCATATTTTTTGTATTTGGGTTCCTACTTAGAGCTGCTTAGCTGCTCCACTGAATTGCAATATCTGACAAGAATGTTCTGGTATCAGACTTACGGATTCTGTACAAGCCAAGTCCATATTATCAGAATTCCGTTCAGCCGTCAAGACGAAAATCTGGGTTTCCGGCGTATTGTGTATCTCTGAACCAGAAAAACGCTTAAGGACGCTTTATTAGAAAACGTTTTTCTTTGACAGTATAATTAAAAACTTGTTATACTATTTTTAAACTTTTCAAGGAGTCAGAAACATGAAAAATATAACATTGACTTACAAGTTTTCCCTTTACGGGATCATGTGTCTTTTCATAGCAGTCTCTATGCTATTCACGCTATCCGTCTCCGCGAATCTTACAGATGGGTTGATCCTACATCATACGTATGATGAGGGACAAGGCACACTCGCTGCGGACGCGAGTGGCAACGGTCACGATGGTGAAATTACGAATCCTGATTGGGATTCTGGAAAATTCGGTGGTGCCCTTCGCTTTGGCGGTGAAGGCAGCGATGCGTATGTTACGGTCGAGAGCACAGATGCATTGAACGTGAACGAATGTTCGTTCATGGCGTGGATTAACGCCGATCATTGGGACGGCACACGCCAGATTGTCGGTAAATCCGTTCACGGTGGTTGCGCGGGTCGAACACAATACGGTCTATTCAGCGAGGGTGGTGTCTTTAAACTTCGCTTTGAGACAGATGGCGGCAGAGCCGACATCACAACCGATCTCCCCGCGACAGAAGAGTGGGTTAACGTCGCTTTTACCAACGACGGTGAAACCGCAATGATTTATATTAACGCTGAAGCAGTTGTGGACGGCGAAGTGCCGGGTGCGTTGAATGCTAACGACGATCCGTGGCGCATCGGACAGGATTGTGAACGTCTCAACTATGTCTTCGCGGGCTTGATAGACGAGGTTCGTCTCTGGAACCGTGCTTTGAGTGCCGACGAAATTGGCGGTGCACAAGGTTTGCTGACCCCTGTCGATCCGCTTGCGAAATTAACGACGACTTGGGGTAACATCAAAACCAATCGCTAAAATAAATAATCTGGGCGCGCTTGCCACGCGCGCCCCCTTTCCTGTATCTCGCCTGCTCTACACCTACCAGAAAAAATGAACATCTCATATTGGAGAAGGAAATGTTTTGGGAACAGGTAAAAAGACATTACAACGCGGGTTCGGCACACGAATTTCTGCTCCATTTTAATGTACAGGACCTCCTGTACGACGATGTTTACGGTTACTTGCCTGCCCTCGACTACCTCATGGAACAGCTCAATGCATTAGGCTGTGACCTCGTTGTCGGCTATAATACATCACAAGGCGTTATTTGGCCGAATATCGGGCGGCGGCGAAATATGCAGAAGATGCTAAAACTAATTCCCACAGCGCAAGACGAGGAACCAGAGACTGAGCGTCCGAGAATCAATGCCAATTTGGCAATCGATAAACCACATGAAGATCCGTTTATAAACACCGATCCGGAGCCGTCAGAGGAGTTACAACGGCAACTGAACAACCTTTTACAACAGGGTAGAGCGAAAGTTGGGTTGGTTATCAATTCTCTGGAACATCTGGCACCTAACGACCCGTCCTTGAGCAGCGGTGGTCATTATGATTTGCAACGTTTCTTCAGTCGAATTCAAAATTGGGCTTCCGACTTAGAGATACGAAGACGTAGACACATTATTCTGCTCCTGACCCAAAACACTTATGATGTCCATCCGAGTCTCACCGTCAACCCAGAGATTCCAGTCATAGAAATTCCGTTCCCAGATTACGATCAACGACGGCACTTTATTGACCATCTGCGTGCAATTTCAGATGATGACTCACAGATGCGTGAAACGCTCGGCGATGACAGCGATCGAGAGGTTTTGGCACACGAGACGATAGGTCTCAATCTCTTCGGCGTTCACGACGTTATTCGACAGGCAGAATCCGCAGCACAGAAAGCCGGTGGTGAACCGCTTGTGAGATACCGGCGTGAGAGCATCAGAACTTTCAGTCATGGTGTTCTCGAGCTTGGCGATCCACAGAGAAACTCTTCTGCAGATGGTTGGTATGTGATGTGGACAATCCGGGATATTGCGGAGGGAATGAAAAACCGAGACCTTCGGCGCGTGCCGCGGGGTGTCCTTTTCCTCGGTCCACCGGGAACCAGCAAGATTTACGCGGCGCAACTGCTCGCTGGCGAAGCAAACATGACGTTTGTCCAACTCCGCTACGCCAGTCAAGTAGGCGAAGTGACAATCAACATCAACGAAAACGGGAACTCTTATGAGCGAAATCTGAACGCTGCTATCAGTTTCATCCGCGGCATTTCACCCGCTGTTGTCTTCATTGACGAAATTGAGCAGGCACCGCCACATACGAGTATGCATCCAGAGGAACGACAACCGTTTCCACAAAGCCTCGTGAATGCTATCAGTGACGCGTCGTTGCACGGTAGAGTGATATGGGTTGGCGCATCGCACCGTCCGGACCTGATGCCGCAGATATTTCGTCAGTACGGCGTTTTTGACACTAAATTCGTTATGCTACCCCCCATCGCTGAAGGCAGAGTGGAAATTTTAAGGATATTTTGCCAAGATCAAACTGAAGACGGAATTAACTTCCGCGGACTCGTTGGCGGTCCAGATACAGATGGATTGACTTGGCGAGATCTCTTTCTGATTGTCCAACGCGCAAATAACATGGCGAAACATCATCAACGCGAGCACCTAACAGAAGCCGATCTCCGTCAAGCCTTAGAAGATTTCATACCGGCATATTCACCAGAGATGCAGCTGTTCATGGGGTTATTGGCATTGCGAGAAGCGAATTCTCGGAGGATGATTCCTGAAGCCCTACTGCCGGTTTACCAAGAATTTGTGGAGGGAAATCGGATTGATAAAACAGGCATTAATAGACGTTTGATGGAACTGAGCGATCAGTTGGGTCTGAACGTTTGATTTATAGCGTCCTAAATACACGCTATTTTCTCTTGACAGATATTTTTGCTGTTTGTTATAATACCCTATCTTTACCTATAAGGAGGAAATTCAGCAATGAAA encodes the following:
- a CDS encoding molybdopterin molybdotransferase MoeA, which translates into the protein MLSVEAARQQMLNTIPVLPSERRDILNCTGYVLAEGLSAAENIPPFDNSAMDGYAVRAADVQNASEKNPVLLSVVEMIAAGHAPTKQVATGQAARIMTGAMMPEGADAVVMQEVTQQEGNKVKIFEGVDASENVRFTGESVKADDLVMGKGKHLRPPEVSMLASLNRPEVTVYRKPTVAIVSTGDELLLLGEPLEPGKIRESNRYGLYAQVEEAGGIPIDMGIAPDNEAEIEHIFRAALAKADALITSGGVSVGEHDFVKSVLERLGEVNFWRVAMKPGKPQAYGIADGKPIFGLPGNPVSSLVVFELFVRPALLKMAGHTDLLRPTFKAVLSESITNKDGRVNYMRAILKESDGQYIAETTGPQGSGILHSLVLANGLITIPAGVTLGAGETVDAQFLF
- a CDS encoding amidohydrolase family protein; this translates as MPNFYSKLSVEELSMIVDTHVHVWEIDPPKYPVGPTAPTWNSYPDEPGTADELLSEMDVHSVDWTVLVQTSWSTWDNGYIADSVARFPDRFIGHGLIDPQDPKNADQVRYWIKERGLVGFRFHPMYYPDEKILLTEQNRPMWEEIAALDAAIQFHLRAEFADQVAVIAQQYPHLTLILDHMGYPQVDADEAAFQPIVDLAQYDNIYFKLSDVAGRSHEDFPYTDVHPFIEKLLSAFGASRTVWGTGYPGHHRQKHNWPSLAQELRLIRKGIPFLTSDDKDRILGGTAAQIWNLTT
- a CDS encoding alpha/beta hydrolase, producing the protein MTTIHKCWGEMAYSDSDNAGQPLLFLHGTGCDLSDWAAVIKGLPPHLRCIALNFRGHGQSAVPTQPFTLADLADDVGHLIDYLELQRLVIVGHSLGGMVAMEVAKHSPCVAGLVLLEGWTSLSSAGSTFDAGRFYGSLPQTAIAQIQWKSEETRSRFKSEVWDSFWESVKEFDGYAYLGQARIPIYEVFGSMGRNDATAQQLRIPPNSNIQWVWIPNTGHYLPHECPDEISKVIGTFPMP
- a CDS encoding rhodanese-like domain-containing protein: MDDYKGYVNPQLVISADELKGTLDDDTYCIVDTRPTYEYMRGHIPGALHLDLFGLSLIDTSKETFDTFMWMIAYLFQQRGLDPSKPIVWYEDISGTRASRGFWFCEYLGHPETRLLDGGFKAWLTADGPVSTTGVEPPEVPPFPINPQHDIHMDADVIRVLLSRDDFIRLDTRTDDEHYGRVARAERAGAIPGSIHIEWLDNLDEAGAFKPADELQQMYEAVGITPDKQVMCY
- a CDS encoding MATE family efflux transporter, with amino-acid sequence MRKARGDLTRGSIFRHLLRLSVPIIFSYILQDAFNIVDMIFVGRLGPGAIAAVGVSGNLLRLIGVFTLGISTGAGIMVAQYLGARDLAQAEHIAMQAILLAVFFSVGVTLIGYPLAEYGLLAVRMVDPEVLRLGTTYMRITLLGISTMFVSMALGSIFRSGGDSFTPMVVLVFSTLINIVLDPLLIFGLWGFPKLGVAGSAYATLIGRGVGAVVLLYLCWTDRAPVSLRRVQFRIDFAQMLDILRLGVYSSMQGFWRHLSRLGFLWVIGPYGKDIVAAYTICMRLRILVMNPGFGIANSVSPLVGQNLGANQMERAERSTRIANLLGAALMAVIGAVFLVFPQMFIRIFAPNDPVVVEIGAVYLQFLSPTFGFIAFSLILGRALNGAGDTLSPMVITLASQVGVGLGLVILLSHFIGLNGVWLGIALSNVVQGMVMWLWYRTGRWKTIKLVNRQVPKEA
- a CDS encoding LamG domain-containing protein, which encodes MKNITLTYKFSLYGIMCLFIAVSMLFTLSVSANLTDGLILHHTYDEGQGTLAADASGNGHDGEITNPDWDSGKFGGALRFGGEGSDAYVTVESTDALNVNECSFMAWINADHWDGTRQIVGKSVHGGCAGRTQYGLFSEGGVFKLRFETDGGRADITTDLPATEEWVNVAFTNDGETAMIYINAEAVVDGEVPGALNANDDPWRIGQDCERLNYVFAGLIDEVRLWNRALSADEIGGAQGLLTPVDPLAKLTTTWGNIKTNR
- a CDS encoding ATP-binding protein translates to MFWEQVKRHYNAGSAHEFLLHFNVQDLLYDDVYGYLPALDYLMEQLNALGCDLVVGYNTSQGVIWPNIGRRRNMQKMLKLIPTAQDEEPETERPRINANLAIDKPHEDPFINTDPEPSEELQRQLNNLLQQGRAKVGLVINSLEHLAPNDPSLSSGGHYDLQRFFSRIQNWASDLEIRRRRHIILLLTQNTYDVHPSLTVNPEIPVIEIPFPDYDQRRHFIDHLRAISDDDSQMRETLGDDSDREVLAHETIGLNLFGVHDVIRQAESAAQKAGGEPLVRYRRESIRTFSHGVLELGDPQRNSSADGWYVMWTIRDIAEGMKNRDLRRVPRGVLFLGPPGTSKIYAAQLLAGEANMTFVQLRYASQVGEVTININENGNSYERNLNAAISFIRGISPAVVFIDEIEQAPPHTSMHPEERQPFPQSLVNAISDASLHGRVIWVGASHRPDLMPQIFRQYGVFDTKFVMLPPIAEGRVEILRIFCQDQTEDGINFRGLVGGPDTDGLTWRDLFLIVQRANNMAKHHQREHLTEADLRQALEDFIPAYSPEMQLFMGLLALREANSRRMIPEALLPVYQEFVEGNRIDKTGINRRLMELSDQLGLNV